A genomic segment from Salvia splendens isolate huo1 chromosome 13, SspV2, whole genome shotgun sequence encodes:
- the LOC121760094 gene encoding geraniol dehydrogenase 1-like gives MLVCRSRKHLHLLWKKKKCLEMAKSPETEHPVKAVGWASRDTSGVMSPFNFSRRATGERDVQFKVLYCGVCHSDLHMIKNEWGFTHYPIVPGHEIVGIVTEVGSKVEKVKVGDKVGVGCLVGSCRQCDQCSNDLENYCSKQILTYSMPYLDGTITYGGYSDLMVADEHFIIQWPENLPMDKGAPLLCAGITTYSPLRYFGLDKPGLNVGVVGLGGLGHVAVKFAKAFGTRVTVISTSLSKKKEALENLGADDFLVSRDDEQMNTAAGTLDGIIDTVSATHPLLPLLALLKPHGRLIAVGAPEKPLELPVFPLLSGRKSISGSGIGGLKETQEMVDFAAKHNILPDVEIIPIDYVNTAMERLLKSDVKYRFVIDVAGSLKSN, from the exons ATGTTAGTTTGTAGATCGAGAAAGCATTTGCATTTGCTttggaagaaaaagaagtgTTTGGAGATGGCGAAATCACCAGAAACAGAGCACCCAGTTAAGGCTGTTGGGTGGGCTTCGAGAGACACATCTGGAGTTATGTCCCCTTTCAATTTCTCAAGAAG GGCAACTGGCGAGCGTGATGTGCAGTTCAAGGTTCTGTATTGCGGCGTCTGCCATTCTGATCTTCACATGATCAAGAATGAGTGGGGCTTCACACACTACCCTATTGTTCCGGG GCATGAGATTGTGGGAATAGTAACGGAGGTAGGCAGCAAGGTCGAGAAAGTGAAGGTAGGAGACAAAGTAGGCGTGGGATGCTTGGTGGGATCGTGCCGCCAATGCGACCAATGCTCCAACGATCTCGAAAACTATTGCTCCAAACAGATCCTCACCTACAGCATGCCTTACTTGGACGGCACCATCACCTACGGCGGCTACTCCGATCTCATGGTCGCCGACGAGCACTTCATCATCCAATGGCCCGAGAATCTACCCATGGACAAGGGTGCCCCTCTCCTCTGTGCAGGCATCACCACCTACAGCCCCCTCCGGTACTTCGGCCTCGACAAGCCCGGCCTCAACGTCGGGGTCGTTGGCCTCGGTGGCCTTGGACACGTCGCTGTCAAGTTCGCCAAGGCCTTCGGGACTCGAGTCACGGTCATCAGCACTTCCTTGAgcaagaagaaggaagctctcGAAAATCTCGGCGCGGATGATTTCTTGGTCAGCCGCGATGACGAGCAGATGAACACGGCAGCGGGGACGCTGGACGGCATCATCGATACTGTGTCGGCGACGCATCCCCTGCTGCCGTTGTTAGCCTTACTGAAGCCTCACGGCAGGCTTATCGCGGTTGGGGCTCCCGAGAAGCCGCTCGAGCTCCCGGTGTTTCCTCTACTTTCTG GGAGGAAGTCAATATCGGGAAGTGGGATCGGAGGGCTGAAAGAGACGCAGGAGATGGTGGATTTTGCGGCGAAGCACAATATATTGCCAGATGTAGAGATAATCCCTATAGACTATGTCAACACTGCTATGGAGCGTCTCTTGAAGTCGGATGTCAAGTACCGCTTTGTCATTGACGTTGCCGGTTCCTTGAAATCCAACTAA